The Chryseobacterium shigense genome segment AGGTGTTCCGCCTTTCGGGCTTACAAAATCAATTTCGTATCCGGCTTTGTGAAGCACTTCCCATGGATGGGAAACCTCTCCCAAATAATATCCTGTATCTTCACCGGTATTTCCTTTTTTGTCGTGGCTTGTTACCACAAATAAAATTTTCTTTTTCATATGTTTAGATTTTTTTTGGTGTTGTGCCTGAACAAATCCTATTGCAAACAGGGCTAAAAATAAAAATGCTAATTTTTTCATAGTAAGATGTGAGTAGTATAAATTTGAGGTTTCTCCTGTAATTTTTCATCAACAATAGCGCCAAAAGCCTGAATATAGGGCTGCTGATTGTGCTGTGCGAGTCCTTCTTCTGTTTTCCAGATCTCATAGAAAGTGAACTGGTTCTTATCTTCAATTCCCTGGTGAAGGCTGTACAGCTCGCATGCGTCCTCTTTTCTGGTTTCTTTTACCATGTTCTGAAGAATGTCCAGTACTTCTTCCCGGTTTTCTTCTTTGGCTTTTATAATTGCTGTAAGATAAATTTTCATAATTAAATAAATTTTTCAATTGATGTATGTTGGGGATTCCAGCCCAGTTCTGCTTTTGCTTTGTCAGAATTACATAAACTGTTGGATGCAAATCCGAAATATCCGCCTGCCGGACCAAATGTATTCACTGCTTCCTGTATGCTTACGGACTGTGCCGGCTGTAAATTATATTGTCTGCTTATATTTTCTGCCAGGTTCCTGATGGTTGAAGATCCGTTTTCCGCATAATACAGTGAACCCGCTTTTGCTTTTTCCAATGCAAGAACATACAGATCTGCCAGGTCTTCAATGTGAAGGTTTGACCATATATTTTCACCTTTTCCGAAATAAACCCCGAATCCTTTTTCTTTAGAAAAATTAATTAAGGCGGGAAGCTGGATACTGTCTTTTTTCAGGCCGAGACCGTTGCCGTATACCATTGTGGGTACAATAACAATGCTTCTTATGTTTTTTTTGGCAGACTGAAGTACATAATTATTAATCAGTACGCGGGAAGCCATTTCCAGTCTTGGGCTCAGGGGAATGTCTTCGGTGTGAACAAAATCATTCTTCTCTCCATTTTCTTTTCCTCCGAAAATAGCAGAGCCTGAAGTGAAAATAAATGTTTTGCCGCTTCCTTCCAGTGCATTGATGAAGCTGTCTGCAGCATAGGCATCATCAGCAGAATCTGCAGTGTGGATAATAATGTCAGCATTAGAAATGGCTACATTTAAAACAGTTTCATCATGTATATTTCCTATAATGGATTCAATTCCCAGCTGCTGTAACTTTTCTGCTGCGGCTGCATTACGGACAAGTCCTGCTACACTGTAGTCTTTCTCCAATAATTTCTTTGCAACAGTACCACCGATATAACCGGTAATTCCTGTTATAAATACTCTTTTCATTACACTAATTGCGGTTTAAGTTCTTTTTCGAAAACATTTTCAAGATGCTCTCTGTAAAGTTTCATATCACGCTCTATATCAGCATTTTTTTCTACATCATGAAAGTGAAAACTTTCCATTTTTTCTAAAGAGACAAAGGCATTCATTCTATGGAACCCGAATAATGGTCCATTATCTACACTTGTTTCATTGAAGAATTCTCCCGGAAGTGTAAAAGCGGTTTCAGGTGCGTTCCAGCTTGTGGTTACCATATATTTTCTCCCTCCCAGCATTCCTCCGGTTCCGTAATTGATTTTCGGGTTTTCTGCGTTTCTTCCGTCACTCATGTAAATTCCTTTGGCATGACCGGCTGTGAAAACTTCGTCAATATATTTTTTAAAACCATTAGGAAGCTGGAACCACCAGATAGGAGTGTGGTAGATGATATAATCTGCCCATACAAATTTCTTAACCTCTTCATCCTTATCGAAGCCCTCTGCAATTTGTGTGGTTTTTACCTCGATATTTTCAAATTTTTTAAGTACTTCTAATGTATTTTCTGCAATCGTGTTATTATATTTTCCTCCGGAATGTCCGAAATTTTGTCCTCCGTTAATGATCAATACTTTTTTCATTTTATGATTGTTTAAATTTTATGATGCAAAGTTACTTCGTGTTGTTGTATAATAAAAATAGGATAAATTATAACTAACTATCAGAATAATGATAGATAGTGATTGTAATAGGAATTATGAATTGCAATTGTTGTAAATAGTGAATAGTAAAGATGAAACTGTCAATCAGAGATTCACCATTCATCTTTTAAACATCAGTATTATAATTATTTTGTAATTTTGTATCAGAATATTTATAATTAAAGTTATGGTGAATTTAGAATGGTACCGCACTTTTAAAGCAATATATAAAACCGGAACACTGACGGGTGCAGCAGATTCCCTGTTTATTTCCCAACCCGGCGTAAGTTTACATTTAAGTTCACTGGAAGCTTATGTAGGCTATAAGTTATTTGACAGGACCGGCAGGAAAATGATACCTACTGAAAGGGGGAAGGTTTTATTTAATGCTGTGGCTGAACCGCTGTCCAAGCTGGAAGACGTGGAGAAGAATTTTCAGAAATCTACGGAAAAGCTGACTCCTACCATCAGTGTAGGAATGTGTTTTGAAACATTTCAGACTACCCTGGAGCAATATGTTTCTACTTTGCCTTTCAATCTGATTATCAGTTTCGGGGAATATCCTGAAATGCTGGATCAGCTTGATAAAGGAATTCTGGATCTGATTATTACCCCTAAAAAAGGAGTATCGCCTAACATAGAACATGAGGCATTTTCTTCAGAACAGATCATTCTTGTAGGCGGAAAAGAGGTAGATACCGAAAGTTTCCTTAAAACTCTTAAAATAAAAGGAATTGAACATGCCGAAGAATGGCTGAAGCAGGAAAAATGGTACGGAACAACGGGCGATATGGAGCATCTTTTTCAGTTCTGGATCATGAATTTCGGTCATAAGCCGAATTTCCGCCCCAATTATATCGTCCCTAATTTAAATTCAATTATCCGTTGCCTGAAAGGGGGAACCGGGCTGGCTGTTATTCCGAATTTCCTTTGTAAAAATGAAATAGAGAGCGGTGAAGTTAAACTGATCTGGGAAGGCGAGAAAAAACTTGAAAATACATTGTATTTCGGTTGCAGAAAAAAAACAAACTACCAATCCGAGATCGACCATATTAAAGGGTTATTCAGAAAGGTGATGAACAAGATGTAATTTCCGGCTGAAGACCTAATTATCAAGATTTTTAAACCAGAGATAAATATCTTCTTCAGTAGGGATATTCAGCTTTTTTCTCAGTCTGTTCTTCCTGGTCTGTATAGACTGATGCTGAACAAAGGTATATTCTGCGATATCTTTGGAAGAAAAATTAAGAAACAGTAAAGCGCAGAATTTCAGCTCACTGGTTTTTAACTGTGGATCTATCTGCAGTAATTTCTTTATGATGTTGGGATATACCTCCTGAAACCTTGCCAGAAAACTTGGAGAATTATTTTTTGCCAGTTCAACGACTTCATCGAAGGCCGTGTTCAGCTGTTGCTTCAATTCAGCGGTTTCCTTTTCTTTAATAACTATATTGCTGATAATTTTTCCTTTTTCTTTTTGATGTCTGTATCTTAAAATAATCAGAACCGTAAATAATATCAGCAGTGCGGCTAGGCTCCAGTATAACAGAGATCTTTTTTCGGATTTTAACGGCTTTTCATTTTGTTCAATTAATTTATTGATGGGAGCGGCTATATTTGATTTTTCTACCCTGGATATACTGTCATTTAAGATCGTATATTTTGTTAAATATTTTTGTGCACTGTCCTGTTTTGCTGTTTTACTGTAAGTCTCATACAGTAAACGATATAAATCCCTTAACATATCCGGAGTTTTTTTAGCTACAGGGAGCTGCATTGCTTTTTTATAGTTGTCTACAGCAATATCGTATTCTTTTTTTGCAAAATTAATTTCTCCGGTTAATCTGGTAGCTGTATATTGGTTAAATTCACTCTTGCTGTCTTTATTGTATGACTCGTATTTTTGCAGATAGTAAGTTGCGGAATCCATTTTGGATTGGGCGAATTTACTGTTGACAACACTAAGAGTTACTATATTTAATAGAGCATTCAGCTTGACATTTTTATTTTTTAACGTATTTATATTTTTATAGGCATTCATATAATAAACAGCCGCTGAATCTATTTGTTTTAACTCATTATAAACATCCCCCATATTGTTTTGAGAAGCACTTACTGAAAAAACACGGCTATCCTCATCCTTTATTTTTAATGCGGTTGC includes the following:
- a CDS encoding NAD-dependent epimerase/dehydratase family protein, which encodes MKRVFITGITGYIGGTVAKKLLEKDYSVAGLVRNAAAAEKLQQLGIESIIGNIHDETVLNVAISNADIIIHTADSADDAYAADSFINALEGSGKTFIFTSGSAIFGGKENGEKNDFVHTEDIPLSPRLEMASRVLINNYVLQSAKKNIRSIVIVPTMVYGNGLGLKKDSIQLPALINFSKEKGFGVYFGKGENIWSNLHIEDLADLYVLALEKAKAGSLYYAENGSSTIRNLAENISRQYNLQPAQSVSIQEAVNTFGPAGGYFGFASNSLCNSDKAKAELGWNPQHTSIEKFI
- a CDS encoding LysR family transcriptional regulator produces the protein MVNLEWYRTFKAIYKTGTLTGAADSLFISQPGVSLHLSSLEAYVGYKLFDRTGRKMIPTERGKVLFNAVAEPLSKLEDVEKNFQKSTEKLTPTISVGMCFETFQTTLEQYVSTLPFNLIISFGEYPEMLDQLDKGILDLIITPKKGVSPNIEHEAFSSEQIILVGGKEVDTESFLKTLKIKGIEHAEEWLKQEKWYGTTGDMEHLFQFWIMNFGHKPNFRPNYIVPNLNSIIRCLKGGTGLAVIPNFLCKNEIESGEVKLIWEGEKKLENTLYFGCRKKTNYQSEIDHIKGLFRKVMNKM
- a CDS encoding NAD(P)H-dependent oxidoreductase, whose product is MKKVLIINGGQNFGHSGGKYNNTIAENTLEVLKKFENIEVKTTQIAEGFDKDEEVKKFVWADYIIYHTPIWWFQLPNGFKKYIDEVFTAGHAKGIYMSDGRNAENPKINYGTGGMLGGRKYMVTTSWNAPETAFTLPGEFFNETSVDNGPLFGFHRMNAFVSLEKMESFHFHDVEKNADIERDMKLYREHLENVFEKELKPQLV
- a CDS encoding putative quinol monooxygenase, producing the protein MKIYLTAIIKAKEENREEVLDILQNMVKETRKEDACELYSLHQGIEDKNQFTFYEIWKTEEGLAQHNQQPYIQAFGAIVDEKLQEKPQIYTTHILL
- a CDS encoding tetratricopeptide repeat protein → MKYLIFFFLFYSITAISQQKTTQDIDNWLESTTMLYAQGKPEEYIKENTAIIEASRKINYSKGIATGNVRLAIVSSFNKEYKKSMAYLDIAEKEKYTSTDYELQSTILREFGNIYLSLGLFQEAIEQYRKMKATALKIKDEDSRVFSVSASQNNMGDVYNELKQIDSAAVYYMNAYKNINTLKNKNVKLNALLNIVTLSVVNSKFAQSKMDSATYYLQKYESYNKDSKSEFNQYTATRLTGEINFAKKEYDIAVDNYKKAMQLPVAKKTPDMLRDLYRLLYETYSKTAKQDSAQKYLTKYTILNDSISRVEKSNIAAPINKLIEQNEKPLKSEKRSLLYWSLAALLILFTVLIILRYRHQKEKGKIISNIVIKEKETAELKQQLNTAFDEVVELAKNNSPSFLARFQEVYPNIIKKLLQIDPQLKTSELKFCALLFLNFSSKDIAEYTFVQHQSIQTRKNRLRKKLNIPTEEDIYLWFKNLDN